The Desulfovibrio sp. region GCCAGTTGCCACCACCAGCATCCCTCATTGGGGACGCCCAGTATCAGCAACCCTCCAGGCTTCAGCACCCTGCGCACTTCGTGGAGTGCTGCGATGTCGTCCGGGATATGTTCCAAAACATGGTTAAAAAAAATACAGTCCATACTGGCATCGGCAACTGGATACTGTAAAATATTTCCTAAAAAACAACGGGCTGATGGAACGCGATGCTTTGTTCTTGCTAGCCTGACCATATTATAATCACTGGCACACAGTTGAGAGGCAAATTCCTGTAGCCAGAGAGTATTATTGCCGTCTCCGCATCCTAAATCAAGCAACATTGAAAATCGTTCTCTTTTAGCATTGCATTCTGAGCGCAACACCGATTGAACGTATTCTCGCCGTTTGCGCAGGTGGTGGCGCCATGGGCTACCTTGCTCCGGGGGCTGTTCGTCTTGATACCATATGGGTTTTACCAGGCGGGCAGTTTCCATGTCCGCTTCATGTCTACTCGCATCAGGTACGCACAGTGGCATGCCATTGATTATAGGGTAATGCCCTTTGCAAGATGAACACACAAGCGCACCGGAGGATTCCGTGAGCTGGTTCTTACAGATGGGACAGCGCAGCCAAGGCCATGTTTTAGTGAACATGTTCTTCACTCAGCATTTGCTTATAAACGTTTACGTATGCCGCTTCTGCAACAGCTGGATCCCAATGTTTGCGGGCATGGGAGAACGCTCGTTTTCCCAGTGCCTCTCTGGCAACATCGTTTTCTATTATCTGTTGCATGGCGCTGCGGTAGCTTTCCGGGGTATTATCCACAAACTGTACAAAATCTGCATCGACAAGCTCAGGCACGGGCAATCCTTTGCGCCGGTTTATGATCAGCGGCAGCCCCGTTAATAAAGCCTCCAGCACAGATTTATTGAGTTCATAGTATTCTGTATGCACAACAAATGCGTCCTGTTGTGGCAGCATTTTGCAGAGATCGTCATTATGGATAGCAGGACAAAAAACAACACGATCTGAAATGGATAGCTGATTTGCCAGTGATTCCAGTCTATTTCTGGCTGGCCCATCTCCAACAATTGTCAGTTTGGCGTCTGGCAGGTCCACCATAGCTTTAAGAATGTTTGTTGGGTCTTTTTCAGTAAAGAGGCGCCCCACGCAAATAAAATGGAATGTTTTACCTGCCGAGTAGTTTTCTTTTTTTTGCAAATTATAACAATTCAGTATGTTATAGCACACCTTGATTCGATTTTCAGAAATTTTATGGCGCTGCAAGTAGGAAAGGACAGGCTTATACACGGGCAAAATGTAGCTTGCATGTGATAGTGCCTGATGCTCTAGGTATTCATAAAAAGCATTGTGCCGCTGTTCCTGTGGTGATTGGGGGGCTGCATACCGCGCCACGGT contains the following coding sequences:
- a CDS encoding glycosyltransferase, which translates into the protein MRLLVIVPDRLSDILTKGEYQPLYYNPGEIADEVHILMTNDDAPDKEAMQRTVGKAKLFLHNYPCDYSLPAARLPVLDSWRLRRWARGGVEIARRIQPDMIRCHSADWNAYLASRIKKELGVPYCISLHINPDVNTVARYAAPQSPQEQRHNAFYEYLEHQALSHASYILPVYKPVLSYLQRHKISENRIKVCYNILNCYNLQKKENYSAGKTFHFICVGRLFTEKDPTNILKAMVDLPDAKLTIVGDGPARNRLESLANQLSISDRVVFCPAIHNDDLCKMLPQQDAFVVHTEYYELNKSVLEALLTGLPLIINRRKGLPVPELVDADFVQFVDNTPESYRSAMQQIIENDVAREALGKRAFSHARKHWDPAVAEAAYVNVYKQMLSEEHVH
- a CDS encoding class I SAM-dependent methyltransferase, translated to METARLVKPIWYQDEQPPEQGSPWRHHLRKRREYVQSVLRSECNAKRERFSMLLDLGCGDGNNTLWLQEFASQLCASDYNMVRLARTKHRVPSARCFLGNILQYPVADASMDCIFFNHVLEHIPDDIAALHEVRRVLKPGGLLILGVPNEGCWWWQLAYKRDPESLRTTDHVHFYTSKIITERLAETGFTITSVHHMGWGPPDWSLDGRIRQYKWVDDLFERVGKIFIPGQASSLYVIAHALR